The following proteins are encoded in a genomic region of Spirosoma sp. SC4-14:
- a CDS encoding glycosyltransferase family 4 protein produces MKIAIWHNLPSGGASRALHQHIKGLAERGHYIEVWTSSLADSQFLDVDSYVAKTHIIPLSIATRVRIDYLDDIRSLAYQNSTRVKRMLAFCQQCAQQIEAGQFDVLFANSCHYFNMPFIGRFIKSIPKVLYLGEPNRSLYEAYPEQNWAAPPCWPKYWYSLSYYKYVWRDTIRTHRARVLVREEVANYQSYTKVLVNSFYSNESLLRAYGGGGDVCYLGIDMDMFSFMDLPREPFVMGLGSFHPPKQPDLAIKALAQIDAAERPKLVWVGNIGNQDYLSQLITLSDQLGVVFEPRQYVPHQELLQLLNTASCLLYTSALEPFGLAPLEANACGLPVVAVGEGGVRETINDGYNGLLTSRRPSEIAEAVLRILTNRNLFEGLSSNGRQMVADRWGIDQAIDRIEQALLSVASTAKRPGRTTSFAVPKSESSSVP; encoded by the coding sequence ATGAAGATAGCGATATGGCATAATCTGCCCAGTGGAGGGGCTAGCAGAGCATTACATCAGCATATCAAAGGATTAGCAGAGCGAGGACATTATATTGAAGTCTGGACCTCATCGCTGGCCGACAGCCAGTTTCTGGATGTCGATTCCTACGTTGCGAAAACACATATTATTCCATTATCTATAGCAACGCGGGTGCGCATCGATTATCTGGACGATATTCGCTCGCTGGCTTATCAGAATAGCACACGAGTTAAACGGATGCTGGCGTTTTGTCAGCAATGCGCTCAGCAGATCGAAGCAGGGCAGTTTGATGTACTGTTTGCCAACTCCTGTCATTATTTTAACATGCCTTTTATTGGGAGGTTCATCAAGAGCATTCCGAAAGTACTTTATCTGGGCGAGCCAAACCGATCGCTATACGAAGCCTACCCCGAACAAAATTGGGCCGCTCCGCCATGCTGGCCCAAATACTGGTATTCGCTGTCGTATTACAAATACGTATGGCGTGATACGATCAGGACTCATCGGGCCCGTGTTCTTGTTCGGGAGGAGGTGGCCAATTATCAGAGCTATACTAAAGTACTCGTAAATTCATTTTATAGTAATGAGAGCCTGCTTCGGGCTTATGGTGGGGGCGGTGATGTCTGTTATCTGGGAATTGACATGGACATGTTCTCATTTATGGACCTGCCCCGCGAACCCTTCGTAATGGGATTAGGATCGTTTCATCCGCCTAAACAACCCGATCTGGCTATTAAAGCTCTGGCGCAGATCGATGCTGCCGAAAGGCCTAAACTCGTTTGGGTTGGTAATATTGGCAATCAGGATTACCTGTCTCAGCTTATCACTCTGAGCGATCAGCTTGGTGTTGTTTTTGAGCCTCGCCAATACGTACCTCACCAGGAGTTACTCCAACTACTCAATACGGCTTCCTGTCTGCTCTATACGTCGGCGCTTGAACCATTTGGTCTGGCTCCACTTGAGGCCAATGCCTGCGGATTGCCGGTAGTAGCTGTTGGCGAAGGCGGAGTGCGGGAAACAATCAACGATGGCTATAATGGCCTGCTGACCAGTCGGCGGCCATCCGAAATTGCGGAAGCCGTTCTGCGGATACTGACTAATCGAAATCTCTTTGAGGGCCTTTCGTCGAACGGACGGCAAATGGTAGCCGATCGGTGGGGAATTGACCAGGCCATTGACCGAATCGAACAGGCACTATTATCGGTTGCCAGTACGGCTAAACGGCCAGGTCGGACAACCTCCTTTGCTGTCCCCAAAAGCGAAAGCAGCTCCGTGCCCTAG
- a CDS encoding ATP-binding protein → MNNKITHSEDFLSSEGEMGERLRAIDWSKTPLGPIDQWPQSLKTSVNLMLNSQHPMWIGWGPDITFLYNDAYIPVLSLAKHPRVLGQPAAQVWAEIWDFCGPLANKVFQEGKATFVDDVRLFMSRGDYLEETYYSFSYSPIRDESGNVAGLFCPSSEVTEKNLATRRLRTLSELAAKALVEKAADAACASVADTLAKNPDDIPFALLYVLDPIGNQARLEQAIRLNASQEAISPLHVNLENQSTNSVLWPLADVIKTSKSTVVYIPNHTDLPKGLADQPVREVMVMPLISPGQNHPLGVLIAGVNPGRQLDSDYRTFFELVANQVANAIQNARAAEEERNRLEMLAEIDRAKTVFFSNVSHEFRTPLTLMLGPLEEALKQPDSALSTSLHGNIETAYRNAVRLQKLVNTLLDFSRIEAGRMQAHFEALDLALLTEELASSFRSLVESAGMSLYIQCSPVAIGSVYVDREMWEKIILNLLSNAFKYTLAGSITVLLKSLANEVILQIKDTGVGIPSEEMPRLFERFHRVATTRGRTYEGTGIGLSLVKELVLMHGGTITAESQPGVGTTFTVHLPISNVSALPSTPPPSQQVSVRNSQLKAYLTEAHQLLSDDLPQQPLAQGSPSATSSPELVAPSKDVSKCQKILVVDDNVDMRMYIQRLLEPLYQIKTAPEGRSALELIQSEPPDLVLSDIMMPIMDGEQLLRTLKADPVTARIPVMLLSARAGEEAKIDGYTAGADDYLIKPFSANELLARVRAQLSLSQERNRASEQLRSLFEQAPVVMAILGLGPDFVFELANPHYAELVDRSPQQLHGQSLLKALPELAGQGFDQLLAQVTTTGVPYHANEAPVQLIRNSESYTVYLNFVYQPRREANGNITGVLVLATDVTEQVLSRLKIEESEQRYRKLADELEIRVQERTQALSRSNSALERSNFDLMQFASVASHDLKEPLRKIQAFSNILQTQIEDKLSTDELSYFGRITSAASRMQALIDNVLTLSKISQYDLPFEQTDLNALLNRIVEDLEITITEKNARIFREPLPLLEAIPGQMHQLFQNLISNALKFNQSNQPTVTIKAMPLTAQDRHLAHLESTDLVKIRVEDNGIGFDKTYEEKIFGLFQRLHGRIYPGTGIGLAICKKIVEGHHGHIKAESRLGQGTAFDILLPRKQPIQE, encoded by the coding sequence ATGAATAATAAAATCACCCACTCAGAAGACTTTCTCAGTAGTGAAGGAGAAATGGGCGAACGGCTACGGGCTATAGATTGGTCGAAGACCCCGCTAGGCCCAATCGACCAATGGCCTCAAAGCCTGAAAACATCCGTTAATCTGATGCTTAACTCGCAGCATCCGATGTGGATTGGCTGGGGCCCCGACATTACTTTTCTCTACAATGACGCTTATATTCCGGTTCTTAGTCTGGCCAAGCACCCTCGGGTTCTGGGTCAGCCAGCCGCTCAGGTATGGGCCGAAATCTGGGATTTTTGTGGTCCGTTAGCCAATAAAGTTTTTCAGGAAGGAAAAGCAACGTTTGTTGACGATGTTCGCCTGTTTATGAGCCGGGGAGATTACCTGGAAGAAACCTATTATTCGTTTTCATACAGCCCAATCCGCGATGAATCGGGTAACGTAGCCGGGCTTTTCTGCCCCAGTAGCGAAGTAACGGAAAAAAATCTGGCTACCCGACGCTTACGGACCTTGTCGGAACTAGCCGCTAAGGCCCTCGTTGAAAAAGCTGCCGACGCAGCCTGCGCATCCGTAGCCGATACGCTTGCCAAAAACCCGGACGATATTCCGTTCGCCCTCCTGTATGTACTCGACCCGATCGGAAATCAGGCCCGGCTGGAACAGGCTATACGACTAAATGCCAGCCAGGAGGCCATCAGCCCACTCCATGTAAATCTGGAAAACCAATCGACCAACAGTGTGCTCTGGCCACTGGCCGACGTTATCAAAACAAGTAAATCTACAGTTGTATACATACCCAATCATACCGACCTTCCCAAAGGACTGGCCGATCAGCCAGTCCGCGAAGTAATGGTGATGCCCCTTATTTCGCCCGGACAAAATCATCCGCTGGGCGTTTTAATTGCGGGCGTAAACCCCGGACGGCAACTCGACTCGGATTACCGAACTTTTTTTGAACTGGTAGCCAATCAGGTAGCCAACGCTATTCAGAACGCCAGAGCCGCCGAAGAAGAGCGAAATAGACTTGAGATGTTAGCCGAAATAGACCGGGCGAAAACCGTATTTTTTAGCAATGTTAGTCATGAGTTCCGTACTCCTCTGACGCTTATGCTGGGACCATTGGAAGAAGCATTGAAGCAACCCGACTCAGCCCTGTCAACCTCTCTTCACGGCAACATCGAAACGGCTTACCGCAATGCCGTTCGACTACAAAAGCTGGTCAATACCCTACTCGACTTTTCCCGCATTGAAGCCGGCCGGATGCAGGCTCATTTTGAAGCCCTGGACCTGGCCTTATTAACCGAAGAACTGGCCAGCAGCTTTCGCTCGCTGGTCGAAAGTGCAGGCATGAGCCTATATATTCAGTGCAGTCCGGTAGCCATCGGTAGCGTATATGTCGATCGCGAGATGTGGGAAAAGATTATTCTTAACCTACTCTCGAACGCCTTCAAGTATACGTTGGCAGGTTCGATAACTGTTCTGTTGAAATCACTGGCGAACGAAGTGATCCTACAAATCAAAGATACCGGTGTTGGCATACCATCTGAGGAAATGCCACGCCTGTTTGAACGATTCCATCGGGTAGCGACCACCCGTGGCCGTACATACGAAGGCACCGGTATTGGTTTATCATTGGTTAAAGAACTGGTCCTGATGCATGGCGGCACCATAACCGCCGAGAGCCAGCCTGGTGTGGGCACAACCTTTACGGTTCATCTTCCGATAAGCAACGTGTCGGCTTTACCCTCTACGCCACCCCCCAGTCAGCAAGTATCGGTTCGCAACTCTCAGTTGAAAGCCTATTTGACCGAAGCCCATCAACTTCTTTCCGACGATCTACCCCAACAGCCGTTAGCACAAGGCAGCCCGTCGGCAACTAGCTCACCCGAGCTAGTTGCCCCATCTAAAGATGTCAGCAAATGCCAAAAGATTCTGGTCGTTGATGATAATGTCGACATGCGAATGTACATCCAGCGGCTTCTGGAACCCCTCTACCAAATTAAAACTGCACCCGAAGGCCGATCGGCCCTGGAGTTGATCCAATCGGAACCGCCAGACCTGGTATTGAGCGATATTATGATGCCCATCATGGACGGCGAACAGTTATTAAGAACCCTAAAAGCCGATCCAGTAACGGCCCGTATTCCGGTAATGCTTCTATCGGCACGAGCTGGCGAAGAAGCTAAAATAGATGGCTATACGGCAGGAGCCGACGATTATCTGATTAAACCTTTTTCGGCCAATGAGCTGCTGGCCCGTGTGCGCGCACAACTCAGCCTCTCTCAAGAGCGCAACCGCGCTTCCGAACAGCTAAGGAGCCTATTTGAGCAGGCTCCGGTAGTGATGGCTATTTTAGGGCTGGGTCCCGATTTTGTTTTTGAACTGGCCAATCCACATTATGCCGAATTGGTTGACCGATCTCCTCAGCAATTGCACGGCCAATCACTGCTTAAAGCATTACCTGAGCTGGCAGGCCAGGGCTTCGATCAGTTGCTTGCGCAGGTCACAACAACGGGAGTTCCTTATCATGCCAATGAAGCTCCGGTTCAATTAATTCGGAATAGCGAATCGTATACGGTTTATTTGAACTTTGTTTATCAGCCCCGGCGCGAAGCCAATGGGAACATTACGGGCGTGCTGGTACTGGCCACTGATGTTACGGAGCAGGTACTTAGTCGGCTAAAAATAGAAGAAAGCGAGCAACGCTACCGAAAACTAGCCGACGAGCTCGAAATTCGGGTTCAGGAACGAACACAGGCACTCAGTCGCAGCAACTCAGCACTCGAACGGTCTAATTTCGATCTGATGCAATTTGCATCGGTTGCTTCGCATGATCTGAAAGAACCCCTGCGTAAAATTCAGGCTTTTAGTAATATTCTTCAAACGCAAATTGAGGACAAGCTTAGTACCGACGAACTATCGTACTTCGGCCGGATCACGAGCGCTGCCAGCCGAATGCAGGCGCTCATCGATAATGTACTGACACTCTCCAAAATTTCGCAATATGACCTCCCATTCGAACAAACTGATTTAAATGCCCTGCTGAATCGAATCGTTGAAGATCTTGAGATTACCATTACTGAGAAAAACGCCCGTATTTTCCGCGAACCGCTCCCGCTCCTCGAGGCTATTCCTGGCCAGATGCACCAGCTCTTTCAGAACCTGATCAGCAATGCACTTAAGTTCAATCAGAGCAACCAGCCAACGGTTACCATTAAGGCAATGCCACTAACCGCACAAGACCGGCACTTGGCGCATTTAGAATCAACAGATCTTGTTAAAATAAGAGTTGAAGACAATGGAATCGGCTTCGACAAAACCTACGAAGAAAAAATCTTCGGACTGTTTCAACGGCTGCATGGTCGAATATATCCAGGAACGGGAATTGGGCTGGCTATCTGCAAAAAAATTGTTGAAGGTCATCATGGACACATAAAAGCAGAATCGAGGCTGGGACAGGGAACGGCTTTCGACATTCTGCTACCCCGCAAACAACCTATACAGGAATAG
- a CDS encoding response regulator, with the protein MAKKPEALSGPLKILLIEDDPDDIDLFEYAFRVNELLCDVVILEEGDQVLPYLTKSNKRPDVVVLDLNLPKVHGRDILKQIKSDEELQAIPVVILTTSSEQEDKEYCKKAGAADFLTKPTDLEGFKTMVSTIARVVTA; encoded by the coding sequence ATGGCAAAAAAGCCAGAGGCTCTTTCCGGCCCGCTGAAAATCTTATTAATTGAAGATGATCCTGACGATATTGACCTGTTCGAATATGCTTTTCGGGTCAATGAGCTGTTATGCGATGTCGTAATTCTGGAAGAAGGCGACCAGGTGCTACCATATTTGACCAAGAGCAATAAACGACCCGATGTGGTTGTGCTGGACCTTAATTTACCTAAGGTGCATGGGCGGGATATCTTGAAGCAAATAAAATCAGATGAAGAGCTACAGGCAATTCCGGTTGTGATTTTAACAACCTCTTCGGAGCAGGAAGATAAAGAATATTGCAAAAAAGCCGGAGCAGCCGATTTTTTAACGAAACCTACCGATCTGGAGGGGTTCAAAACAATGGTGTCGACCATAGCCAGGGTGGTCACCGCCTGA